One window from the genome of Alnus glutinosa chromosome 13, dhAlnGlut1.1, whole genome shotgun sequence encodes:
- the LOC133853849 gene encoding uncharacterized protein LOC133853849, producing MDRSWMREPTRCSDRYQAGVEEFIRMASNCVGVDGETKCPCRKCGNKYFHHIDLVEHHLYVHGINTNYTRWIFHGEEDPCRVNVIGNSQSVGVNETIDEIDEVEELLGDVRMGTFYNANIGESSAAQGSTTDDQLPRTSFDRLCVNGLKKLYPSCKKISKISFILKMLHIKVICNMTNKAFDMMIDLIKGALPDGETLPQSYREAKRWTRDLGVGYELIHACKNDCVLFWKEHADKDKCPKCNTSRWSIVKGSGKKIPQKVLRYFPIKPRLQRLFTSKDIAKQMRWRKDGREDDGNTLRHPADSIAWKEFDKEHDWFASDSRNVRLGLASDGFNPFGNMSTSYSMWPVVLALYNLSPWMCMKAPNLILALLIPGPMAPGNEIDVYLRPLIDDLHELWNEGISTYDASTKETFKLHAALLWTINDFPAYGNLSGWSTKGRLACSVCNKNTTFKRLKYGNKTCYMGHRRWLPRSHIWRRKGELFDGTEEHRLAPQELSKDELLRQLDRVTGVQLGKGNGTKRKRTNDELNWMKKSIFFELPYWSTLKLRHNLDVMHIEKNICDSVLGTLMNIDEKTKDTYKSRLDLHEMGIRRELHLQGSGAKAKMPLAKYTLTRDQKKRLCDWLKGVKFPDGYASNIGRCVNKLPGKLSGMKSHDSHVFLQRLLPVTIRGYVKPEIQTTFTELSTFFKQLCARTLKADVLKQMKDNIVIILCKLEQIFPPAFFDIMVHVAIHLPREAELAGPVQYRWMYPIERTLGRYKRYVRNKARPEGSIVECYIANECLTFCSMYLRDIETRWNRAERTKLVTLDENLFARAKWYVLSNCKDTDSYLNEHYKLIEQDGYHDIQKKHEANFERWFRDNIYHGARNAGNVPKPLYDLACGAERQVRFYRGCIVNGVRFHTKECAQNRTTQNNGVVVRGEHNNSIIEFYGELRNIFELRYPGTNRVFLFECDWWDIGSTRGMKMDNGFTIVNTSRKWYEFDPFILATQAAQVFYLNDPKLGDSWKVVQKLTNRNIYDVPAIVERDDDQGMNVDVYQEHVCDGGNIAIVEDSTILCRDDPTIPIDELYVQLDPKLFVDNNPPIEEYDTNSDEEEELSSNNDMDSEHVDDSDYKDSSSSDSDAEYDDDMCQSRKLDMNKGKRIPKTSTKQNRSRGLGRGHVEDLPMQVDNHHVEEQPYAALTSSVEGHHVEEQPDAALTSQVEGHHVEEQPDAPLTSQSDAAHSSVGSTTSIRRGRGKNKNKKLKERTKNGPIDIEFEGEERYPSGDNAGFFSRLIG from the exons ATGGATCGGAGTTGGATGCGAGAACCTACTCGATGTTCGGACAGATATCAGGCTGGTGTTGAAGAATTCATAAGAATGGCCAGTAATTGTGTGGGAGTAGATGGTGAGACAAAGTGTCCATGTCGTAAATGtggaaacaaatattttcatcATATTGACTTGGTAGAGCATCACTTGTATGTGCATGGAATTAATACTAACTACACTCGATGGATATTCCACGGGGAAGAAGATCCGTGTAGGGTAAATGTTATTGGCAACTCGCAATCTGTGGGTGTGAATGAAACAATAGATGAGATTGATGAGGTTGAAGAATTGTTAGGTGATGTGCGTATGGGGACATTCTACAATGCTAACATAGGCGAGTCCTCTGCTGCTCAAGGTTCCACAACCGACGATCAATTGCCAAGAACATCTTTTGACCGATTATGTGTAAATGGCCTGAAAAAACTTTATCCAAGCTgcaagaaaatttcaaaaatctctTTCATTTTAAAGATGCTTCATATAAAGGTGATTTGCAACATGACTAACAAGGCATTCGATATGATGATTGACTTGATAAAGGGGGCCCTTCCAGATGGAGAGACCTTGCCACAATCATACAGAGAAGCAAAACGGTGGACCCGAGACTTGGGTGTTGGTTATGAGTTGATACATGCATGCAAGAATGACTGTGTACTATTCTGGAAGGAACATGCTGATAAAGATAAATGCCCAAAATGCAACACTTCAAGATGGAGTATTGTCAAAGGTAGTGGTAAGAAAATTCCTCAAAAAGTCTTGCGGTATTTTCCAATAAAACCGAGGTTGCAACGGTTGTTCACATCGAAAGATATAGCCAAACAAATGAGGTGGCGCAAAGATGGACGAGAAGATGACGGCAACACTCTCAGACACCCGGCCGATTCCATTGCATGGAAAGAGTTTGATAAGGAACATGACTGGTTTGCTAGTGATTCCCGCAACGTGCGACTTGGTTTGGCAAGTGATGGTTTCAACCCATTTGGTAATATGAGTACATCATACAGTATGTGGCCAGTAGTATTAGCACTGTACAATTTATCTCCGTGGATGTGTATGAAGGCTCCAAATTTGATATTGGCATTACTTATCCCTGGACCCATGGCCCCCGGAAACGAGATTGATGTTTATTTGCGGCCGTTGATTGATGATTTGCATGAATTGTGGAATGAAGGAATAAGCACTTACGATGCATCGACGAAAGAGACATTTAAATTACATGCAGCATTACtatggacaataaatgactttcCTGCGTATGGAAACTTGTCTGGGTGGTCTACCAAGGGAAGGCTTGCATGCTCGGTGTGTAACAAGAATACAACGTTCAAGAGATTGAAGTATGGGAATAAGACGTGTTACATGGGTCATCGTAGGTGGCTTCCTAGGAGTCATATATGGCGCCGAAAAGGAGAATTGTTCGATGGTACTGAGGAGCATAGATTAGCACCTCAAGAATTATCAAAAGATGAGCTGTTGCGGCAACTCGATCGCGTTACAGGTGTGCAGCTTGGAAAAGGAAATGGGACAAAGAGAAAGCGCACAAATGATGAGTTGAATTGGATGaagaagagtattttttttgagttaCCTTACTGGTCAACATTAAAACTAAGACACAATTTAGATGTAATGCATATCGAGAAGAACATATGCGACAGTGTATTAGGTACATTGATGAATATTGATGAGAAGACAAAGGACACATACAAGTCACGATTAGATTTGCATGAGATGGGTATTCGTAGGGAATTGCATTTGCAGGGAAGTGGTGCAAAGGCGAAAATGCCACTTGCAAAGTATACTTTGACAAGAGATCAAAAGAAAAGGTTGTGTGATTGGTTGAAAGGAGTTAAGTTTCCAGACGGGTATGCATCTAACATTGGTCGGTGTGTGAACAAGCTGCCCGGCAAGCTTTCGGGAATGAAAAGCCACGATTCTCATGTCTTCTTACAACGCTTACTTCCTGTTACAATCCGTGGGTATGTAAAGCCTGAAATACAAACAACGTTTACTGAGTTGAGTACTTTTTTTAAGCAGTTGTGTGCACGGACATTGAAAGCAGATGTCTTGAAGCAAATGAAGGACAACATTGTCATAATCTTGTGCAAGTTGGAACAAATATTTCCACCTGCGTTTTTTGACATTATGGTCCATGTAGCAATTCATTTACCTCGAGAGGCTGAGCTTGCGGGACCAGTGCAATACCGTTGGATGTATCCAATTGAAAGGACACTTGGTAGATATAAGAGGTATGTACGGAACAAAGCGCGACCGGAGGGTTCAATTGTCGAGTGCTACATTGCTAATGAGTGCTTGACCTTTTGCTCAATGTATCTTCGTGATATTGAGACAAGATGGAATCGTGCCGAGAGAA CGAAATTGGTAACACTTGATGAGAATCTTTTTGCAAGGGCTAAATGGTATGTGCTTAGCAATTGTAAGGACACCGATTCATACTTGAA TGAACACTATAAGTTGATTGAACAAGATGGCTACCATGACATTCAGAAGAAGCATGAGGCTAATTTCGAGCGTTGGTTTAGAGATAATATATACCATGGTGCACGCAATGCAGGAAATGTCCCAAAACCATTATATGATCTAGCATGCGGGGCTGAACGTCAAGTTAGATTTTATAGAGGTTGTATTGTGAATGGGGTTAGGTTTCACACAAAAGAATGTGCACAAAATCGTACTACCCAGAACAATGGAGTTGTTGTTCGAGGTGAGCACAACAATTCAATCATTGAGTTCTATGGTGAGCTGAGGAACATTTTTGAGTTACGTTATCCTGGCACAAATCGGGTGTTCCTGTTTGAGTGTGATTGGTGGGACATTGGGAGTACGAGGGGAATGAAAATGGACAACGGCTTTACGATTGTGAATACTTCTCGTAAATGGTACGAGTTTGACCCGTTCATTTTAGCAACTCAAGCTGCGCAAGTGTTTTACTTGAATGATCCCAAATTAGGTGATAGTTGGAAAGTGGTGCAGAAGTTGACCAATAGAAACATATACGATGTTCCAGCAATAGTGGAGAGAGATGATGACCAAGGTATGAACGTTGATGTATACCAGGAGCATGTATGTGATGGGGGAAATATTGCCATTGTTGAAGACTCCACTATATTATGTAGAGATGATCCAACAATACCTATTGATGAATTATATGTGCAACTTGATCCAAAGTTGTTCGTTGACAATAACCCGCCGATTGAAGAATACGACACAAACTCCGACGAGGAGGAGGAGTTATCTAGCAACAATGATATGGACTCTGAACATGTAGACGACTCTGATTACAAAGATTCATCTTCAAGCGACAgtgatgcagaatatgatgatGACATGT GTCAATCAAGAAAATTAGACATGAATAAAGGAAAACGAATACCAAAAACATCTACTAAGCAGAATCGTAGTCGGGGCTTAGGCCGGGGCCATGTGGAGGACCTCCCAATGCAGGTGGACAACCATCATGTCGAGGAGCAGCCATATGCCGCACTTACTTCATCGGTGGAGGGTCATCATGTCGAGGAGCAGCCAGATGCCGCACTTACTTCGCAGGTGGAGGGCCATCATGTCGAGGAGCAGCCAGATGCTCCACTTACATCACAGTCTGATGCCGCACACTCATCGGTGGGAT CTACCACATCTATTAGGCGCGGAAgaggaaagaacaaaaataagaagCTGAAGGAACGAACGAAGAATGGTCCCATTGATATCGAGTTCGAGGGTGAGGAGCGATATCCATCCGGCGATAATGCCGGTTTTTTCTCGAGGTTGATTGGTTAG
- the LOC133854740 gene encoding late embryogenesis abundant protein At1g64065-like: MTKEHYADRLSPAGGYHRRDDLEFSMFKHGDQRRPGKCFVCVLAGFVVLSIVALVFAVTVLRIKSPEVKLTSVTVKNLRYGNSPSPSFNATLVAEMSIKNMNFGYFEFESGVADIQYGGATVGKRKIARGLARAKETRKMNITVDATSSNASEIDINSGVLELRSYAKLRGRVCSLKIVKKMKTAEMNCTMTVNLISSTINDLICK, translated from the coding sequence ATGACCAAAGAGCATTACGCAGACCGTTTGTCACCCGCCGGAGGATATCATCGGAGAGACGACTTAGAGTTTTCCATGTTCAAACACGGAGACCAACGCCGGCCCGGAAAATGCTTTGTATGTGTTCTCGCCGGATTCGTCGTCCTGAGCATCGTCGCTTTAGTTTTCGCAGTAACAGTGTTGCGTATCAAAAGCCCGGAAGTGAAACTAACGTCGGTCACGGTGAAGAACCTCAGGTACGGCAATTCTCCGTCTCCTTCTTTCAACGCGACTTTGGTTGCAGAAATGAGTATCAAGAACATGAACTTTGGCTACTTCGAATTTGAGAGCGGCGTCGCCGACATCCAATATGGCGGCGCGACTGTTGGGAAGAGGAAAATAGCACGTGGGCTTGCTCGTGCTAAGGAGACGAGGAAGATGAATATAACTGTTGATGCGACGTCGTCGAACGCGTCAGAAATCGACATAAATTCAGGGGTGTTAGAGCTCAGAAGCTACGCCAAGTTGAGAGGAAGAGTTTGCTCGCTGAAGATTGTAAAGAAGATGAAGACTGCGGAGATGAATTGCACCATGACAGTTAACTTGATTAGCAGCACGATCAACGACTTAATATGCAAATAA